The following proteins come from a genomic window of Paenibacillus swuensis:
- a CDS encoding glycosyltransferase family 2 protein: MHHRHKAVRKSNRQRRSFTFVNSLSPKVSVIIPVMNEIKTISRIITQAARVHPETEIIVVANGSKDGTRELAVRMGAKVISFDEPLGHDVGRGVGAQAARGDILLFIDGDIVIPAKDLIPLVRAVEQGVDVALNQYLGYTKRKIVHPVVLAKHAMSAALNRPDLKGASLTTIPHALSRRALESIGCENLAVPPLALSMAIHNGLYVSAVHRIDVGRKNPRRRKAFAVDPLQHLIMGDHLEAIHWYIRMTDPRGNRPDLNRQRTVGR, translated from the coding sequence ATGCATCATCGCCATAAAGCCGTCCGCAAATCCAACAGGCAACGCCGTTCCTTTACGTTCGTCAACTCTCTTTCTCCTAAAGTATCCGTAATCATTCCGGTTATGAACGAGATCAAGACGATCAGCCGCATCATTACCCAAGCCGCCAGAGTCCACCCGGAAACGGAGATTATAGTCGTCGCCAACGGTTCTAAAGACGGTACTCGAGAACTCGCCGTCCGTATGGGGGCGAAGGTTATCAGCTTTGACGAGCCGCTGGGGCATGATGTGGGACGCGGGGTGGGAGCTCAAGCCGCCAGAGGCGATATCCTCTTGTTCATCGACGGAGACATTGTTATACCGGCGAAGGATCTTATTCCTCTGGTGCGAGCCGTTGAACAGGGTGTGGACGTCGCGTTAAATCAGTATTTGGGCTATACCAAACGGAAGATCGTACATCCGGTCGTGCTGGCGAAGCATGCGATGTCTGCAGCGTTGAACCGGCCGGATCTCAAGGGCGCTTCCCTGACTACCATTCCGCATGCGTTAAGCCGCCGCGCCTTGGAGTCGATCGGCTGCGAGAACCTCGCGGTTCCCCCGCTTGCTCTGTCCATGGCCATCCATAACGGATTATACGTCAGCGCGGTACACCGTATTGATGTGGGACGGAAAAATCCGCGAAGGCGCAAGGCTTTTGCGGTGGATCCGTTGCAGCATTTGATCATGGGGGATCACCTGGAAGCGATCCATTGGTACATTCGCATGACGGACCCGCGCGGCAACCGGCCAGACCTGAATCGGCAACGCACCGTCGGGAGGTGA